The segment TGTTGGTGTTGCCTGAGGTACGGCGCGCGTCTGCGAAGGAGACGCCCTTGTAGTTCGGCTGAGGGTTGTTGCCCGAGTAGCCGTCGCTGAACCGGGAGGAGTTGTTGTCCCCGGTGGCGATGTAGAGATTGCCCTTCGAGTCCCAGGCCATGCCGCCGCCCGAGTGGCAGCAGCTGTGGATCTGGACGGGCCACTCCAGCAGGACCTTCTCGCTCGCGGTGTCCAGTCTGCGGGTGGTGAAATCGTAGACGAAGCGGGAGACCCGGCGGTCCGCCATCCGCGTTTCGCGGTTGATGTCGGAGTGCGGGGTGTAGTGCAGATACACCCAGCCGTTGGACGGGAACCCCGGGTCCAGCTCGATGCCGAGCAGCCCCTCCTCGTTCTTGATCAGCTCGTCGCCGCCGCCCTTGTTGCCGAAGACGCTCAGCGCCCCGGCGAGGGTGACCTGCCGGGTCTTCGGGTCGTAGACATGGATCTCGCCGCTGCCCTTGCCGATGTCCGGGTTGTTCCAGTCGGTCACCACCGGGCGGGTGTTGTCGGCGCCGCCGCGGCCGATGTAGAACACCGTGCCGTCGGGGGCGGTGACCAGTCCGTGGGGCTCGCCGATCTGGTCGTGTCGTCCCGGCTGGTTGGGCTTGGTGACCCGCTCGGCCGTGTAGTTGGCGGCGATGGTGGCCTTGCAGTCGGCGCGGGAGAGCCGGGACGTCCAGGCCAGGGCGCCGCGCAGATGGTCGCGGAAGTCGGTCTCCGAGAAGCTGTCGACCGTACCGCCCATCCCGGTGTAGAAGGACCGGCCGCCGTCGTAGTCACGGCACCAGGAGACCGGGTGGTCCCAGCCGTTGGGCTTGGCGGCCGGGGTGATCGAGCTCTCCTTGAGCCGGGCCACGGTGTGCACGCTGCCGGACGGGTTGACCGACCAGTTGAACCACTTGTCGGGCCGCTTCCACTGCAACGGGAGCGTCTTCGTCGCCGGATGCTGCCGGTCGCCCACTTCGATCACGGCCCGCTGGACGGAGCTGGGCGCACCGGTGGGCCGCGCCCCGATCAGCCCGGTGAACCAGTCGGAGTACGGCTCCGTGCGCGCCGCGTCATGGACACCGAGGAATCCGCCCCCGGCCTCCATGTACGTCTCCAGGCCCGCCTCCTGCTCCGGGTCGAGGACATCGCCGCCGCCGGTCAGGAACACGACCGCGTTGAACTTCCCGAGCCGGGCGGCATCGGTGAACACGGCGGGATCGTCGGTGGCCTCGGTGGCGAACCGGCCCGCCGCCGGACCGCTGAGGCCGATCGTCTCCACCGCCCGGATCCCGGCGTCCACCAGCGGGGACTCGGCGGACGCCGAACCGTGGAAGACCAGGACCCGGACGTTCTTGCCGCCCGGTGGGGACGGGAGGGACATCGTTGTCGCCCGGGGTTCCGGCGGAGTGCCGGCGGCGGCGGTGTTCACCCCGGTGAGCAGGGACGCGGTGAGGGCGCCGACCCCCAGGGTCGCCGCGAGAACGTTCCGGTAGGCGCCGGTTCGGGATCTTGACCGGTGATGTGGTGTGCGCTGCATGGGGTCACCCACTCCTCTGTGGTCATGACGGCAGCCGACAACAGCCGACAGCAGCCGACGACAGCAAAGGAAGCTAGACCTCTTTTCGCGGTTCGCCAATAGGTATGACCACGAAAGAACGAACTTTGTCCTGAGTGTGGATAAACAAAGATCCACGGGCTACCGTATGGCCGTCCTCCGGGGTGCGGTGCGCCCCGTTCGGTCTTCCCTACGGTTCCCCTCACGGTGTCTGCGGCGTTTCCAGCACCTGCGGCGGGCGTTTGCTGCGTTTCGGCGTTTCCGGCATGGCTTCCGGCAGAGCGGAGAGTTCGGCATGGACAGACGGAGCTTCAACCGACGAGTGCTGGCCGGGAGCGCGGCCGCGGCCGGGGTCACCACGGTCCCCCTCGCCACGGGCGGCACCCCCGCCCAGGCCCGGGCGCTCGCCGCGACCCCGCCCCGGACCGCCCCCGCCGGGGGAAAGGTGCGCCATATGAAGCTCTACGCCGAGAAGCTGGCGGACGGTCAGCTGGGGTACGGGCTGGAGAAGGGCAAGGCCACGATCCCCGGCCCGATGATCGAACTGAACGAGGGCGATACCCTCCACATCGAGTTCGAGAACCTCATGGACATCCCGGTCAGCCTCCATGTCCACGGCGTCGACTACGACATCAACAACGACGGCACCCGGCTCAGCCGCAGCCATGTGGAACCCGGCGACACCCGCACCTACACCTGGCGCACCCATGCCCCCGGCCGCCGCGCCGACGGCACCTGGCGGGAGGGCAGCGCCGGCTACTGGCACTACCACGATCATGTCGTCGGTACGGACCACGGCACCGGCGGTGTCCGCAAGGGGCTCTACGGGCCGGTCGTCGTCCGGCGCAAGGGCGACATCCTCCCGGACAAGCAGTTCACCGTCGTCTTCAACGACATGACCATCAACAACAAGCCGGGCCATACCGGTCCGGACTTCCGGGCGACCGTGGGCGACCGGGTGGAGATCGTCATGATCACCCACGGCGAGTACTACCACACGTTCCATATCCACGGTCATCGCTGGGCGGACAATCGCACCGGCCTGCTGACCGGGGCGAACGATCCCAGCCGGATCGTCGACAACAAGATCACCGGCCCGGCGGACTCCTTCGGCCTCCAGATCATCGCGGGGGAGGGGGTGGGCGCGGGCGCCTGGATGTACCACTGCCATGTCCAGAGCCACTCGGACATGGGCATGGCGGGACTGCTGCTGGTCGCCAAACCCGACGGCACGATCCCCGGTTACGATCCGCCGCACCACTGAGACCGCCGGGAGCCCGGGGGCGGGAGCCATCGGATGCGGGGGGCCTGGCCCGGGCGGCACCGGATGCGGGGGCCCTGGCCCGGGAGGAGACTGGGGACGCGGGGGACCGTCCGACGCGCGGAAGGCGGAGCACCATGCTCAGCACGGATTACGTCCCCGGTTCACCCGTATGGCTCGACCTCGGCAGCCCCGATATCGATGCCGCCGCCCGGTTCTACGGCACCGTCTTCGGCTGGACCTTCCACGCCGGAGGCCCGGAGGTCGGCGGCTACGGACTGTTCCAGCTCGACGGAAAGACCGTCGCCGGGGGGATGACCGTCGCCCCCGACCAGGGCCCCACCACCTGGAACATCTACTTCCAGACCCCCGACGCCAATGCCACGGCCGCCGTCGTGCGCGACGGCGGCGGCACCGTGCTCGCGGAGCCGATGGACGTGATGGAGCTGGGCCGGATGGCGGTCTTCACCGATCCCCAGGACGCCGGCTTCGCCGTCTGGCAGCCCGGCACCAACAAGGGACTCGACACGGTCAACGTCCCCAACGCCCTGTTCTGGGTGGAGCTGAACACCACGGATGTGCCCGGCGCGCTCGGCTTCTACTCCGAGCTCTTCGGCTGGGGTACGACGGCGATGCCGATGCCCGGCGGCGACGGCGCCGCGTACACGATGATCCACCCGGCGCGGAAGACCGCCGACGAGATGTTCGGCGGGATCACCCCGCTCGGCCCCGAAGGGGTTCTGGACCGGCCGTGCTGGCAGCCGTACTTCTGGGTGGCGGACTGCGACGCCACCACCGCGAAGGCCGCGGACGCGGGTGGCACGGTGCGGCTCCCGCCCACCGATATGGAGGGCATCGGACGGTTCGCCAATGTCGCCGACCCGGCGGGCGCGCAGTTCTTCCTGATGACGCCCTCGCCCCGCGAATGAGCGCACCCGGTCCCCACCAGGCATGTCAGCCTCGGAAACGTCTGTTGATGCTTCATTGATCAGGCGTTTATCGCGATGCGCGACCGTGGTCGGTATGCAGAACAACACCACCGTGACCGTCGAGGACCTCTCCTGGCAGCAGACGGCCCTCTGTGCCCAGATCGGCCCCGAGTTCTTCTTCCCGGCCCCCGGCTCCTCCACCCGCGAGGCCAAGCAGCTGTGCCGGGCCTGCCCCGGGCGGCTCGCGTGCCTGGAGTACGCGCTGGCGAACGACGAGAAGTTCGGCGTCTGGGGCGGACTCTCCGAGCAGGAGCGGCACCGGCTGAAGTCGGGGCGGGCGGCCTGAGCCACCCGCCCGGGGTTCCCGGCGGGGCCGGTCAGCCGGCGGCGCGCGCCGCCAGCCGGGCCTTGCGCGCGGCGAGCTTCTCGTCGAACTTGGCCGCCTCGGCGTCCAGTCCGCCCATGTAGAGGCCCAGTTCCTCCTGGGCCTTCAGCCCGTCAGGACCCAGGTCGCCGATCTCCAGGACCTTCAGGAAGCGCAGCACCGGCGCCAGGACGTCGTCATGGTGGATCCGCAGGTTGTAGATCTCGCCGATCGCCATCTGGGCGGCGGCCCGCTCGAAGCCGGGGATGCCGTGACCGGGCATCCGGAAGTCGACCACCACGTCCCGTACGGCCTGCATGGTCAGGTCGGGCGCCAGCTCGAACGCCGCGCCGAGCAGATTCCGGTAGAAGACCATGTGCAGGTTCTCGTCCGTGGCGATCCGGGCGAGCATCCGGTCGCAGACGGGGTCGCCCGACTGGTGGCCGGTGTTGCGGTGGGACACCCGGGTGGCCAGCTCCTGGAAGGCGACGTACGCCACGGAGTGCAGCATCGAGTGGCGGTTGTCGGACTCGAACCCCTCCGACATGTGCGACATCCGGAAGGCTTCCAGCTTGTCCGGGTCGACGGCGCGGGAGGTCAGCAGATAGTCCCGCATCACGATGCCGTGCCGGCCCTCCTCCGCGGTCCAGCGGTGCACCCAGGTGCCCCAGGCGCCGTTCCGGCCGAAGAGGCTGGCGATCTCGTGGTGGTAGCTGGGGAGGTTGTCCTCGGTGAGCAGGTTCACCACCAGCGCGATCCGGCCTATGTCGGTGACCTTGGACTGCTCCTGCTCCCAGGCGACGCCGTCCTCGAAGATGCCCGGGAAGTTACGGCCGTCGCCGAACGGTACATACTCGTGCGGCATCCAGTCCTTGGCGACCTTCAGATGGCGGTTCAGCTCCTTCTCGACCACCTCTTCGAGCGCGAACAGCAGCCGGGCGTCGGTCCACGCTTCCGAACTGCCGAGGTGGGGAGAGGTGATGGTCACGGGTGCTCCAGGGGACGGGAGAACTGCCTGTGCGGGCAGACGATACCTACGGATTCGTAGGTTACGAGACCGTAGGTTAAGGGTGGGGTAAGCCTTCCACCAAGCCCGCTCCGGACCGAGTCGCTCACAATCGGTGATATTCGCAGTTCATGTGGGTTGTGAAGGGGTTACAGCCGGGATGACCGGAGAGTCATGTCGCGTAGGTCACCGACTCTCCGGCCCCTTCTGTCCCAGGAGGCCCATCGGAACGGACCCCTCGCCGGGCGTGGCGAACCGGCACCGGTAGCCCGGCGGCCGCCCCGGATCCGACCGGCGCGCGGACGCCGGGCCCGGTGCGGCCGACGGATCGCCGCCCGCCCCGGAGCCCCGCCCCGGAGGCCCGCTGTGGTCAGGCTTTGGGCCGCGGCGCCCGCAGCTCGCCGTTCCGTACGTCTTCCGGATCGACGTCGTAGAGCCCGCCGTCCAGCAGCAGCCAGCGGGTGATCCCGATGGACTCCAGGAACGGTACGTCGTGACCGGCCACGATCAGCGCGCCCTCGTACGCGTCCAGTGCCGCCGTCAGCCTGCGGACGCTCGCCATGTCCAGATTGTTCGTCGGCTCGTCGAGCAGCAGCAACTGCGGTGCGGGTTCGGCCAGCAGCAGGGAGGCCAGTGCCGCCCGGAACCGCTCACCGCCGGAGAGGGTTCCCGCCGGCTGGTCCGCCCGCGCCCCCTTGAAGAGGAAGCGGGCGAGCCGGGCCCTGATCCGGTTGGCGGTCGCGGAGGGCGCGACCCGGGCCACGTTCTCGACGATGGTCAGTTCGTCGTCGAGAACGTCCAGCTTCTGCGGCAGGAACCGCAGCGGTACCAGCGTCTCGGCCTCGCCTTCGACCGGGGCCAGTTCGCCCGCGATCGTCCGCAGCAGGGTGGTCTTGCCCGCGCCGTTCCGCCCTACCAGGGCGATTCGTTCCGGTCCCCGGATGTCGAACTCGCCGCGCACCTCGGCGCCGTACCGCAGGCGCAGATCCTTCAGCCGCAGCACCTCACGGCCCGGGTGGACCGTGGTGTACGGCAGCTCGATTCGGATCTCGTCGTCGTCCCGGACCGCCTCCAGCGCCTCGTCCAGCCGCTCCCTCGCGCCGGCGAGCCGCTCGGCGTGCACCGCGCGGTGCTTGCCCGCGGACTGCTGGGCCGCGCCCTTGAGCGTATTCGCCACGACCTTCGGCACCCGCTTCTCCACCTGCGACTTGTGCGCGTACCGCCGCCGCTTCGCCAGCTTCGACTGCGCTTCGGTCAGCTCGCGCTTCTGCCGCCGCACATCCGCCTCGGCGACCCGGACCATCCGCTCGGCCGCCTCCTGCTCGGTCGCGAGAGCCTCCTCGTACGCCGTGTAGTTCCCGCCGTACCAGATGACCTCGCCGTCGCGCAGATCCGCGATCTGGTCGACCAGTTCCAGCAGCTCCCGGTCGTGGCTGACCACGACCAGCACCCCGGTCCAGGCGGCGACCGCGTCGTACAGCCTGCGCCGGGCGTACCGGTCGAGGTTGTTCGTCGGCTCGTCGAGCAGCAGCACATCGGGCCGGGCCAGCATCAGGGCCGCCAGCTTCAGCAGGACGCCCTCGCCGCCGGAGACCTCCCCGATCGTGCGGTCGAGCCCGATCCGGCCCAGTCCGAGCCGGTCCAGCGTCGCCCGGGCCCGCTCCTCGACGTCCCAGTCGTCACCGACGGCGACGAAGTGCCGTTCGTCGGTGTCGCCGCGCTCGATGGCGTGCAGCGCGGCCCGGGTCCCGGCGATGCCCAGTACCTCGTCCACCCGCAGCGCGGTGTCGAGGGTCAGATTCTGCGGGAGGCAGCCGACCTCGCCCACGGCCCGGACACTGCCGCCCGTGGGGGTCAGCTCACCGGAGAGAAGCTTCAGCAGCGTCGACTTTCCGGAGCCGTTGAGCCCGATCAGCCCGGTGCGGCCGGCCCCGACCGCGAGCTGGAAGCCGTCGAACACCCGGGTGCCGTCCGGCCAGGAGAATTCGAGGTCGACGCAGGTGAGATGGGTGGAAACAGTACTCATGGGGTCTCCTGTCGCAGGGGGAGGCAAGCGGGCAACGGGGGAGACACCGGGGGTACGGACGACGAGGGGAGCGCGCCGGAAAGACGGGGGACGGGATCACGCGGAGGCGCCGCGGAAGCGGTCACCGAAGGCCCGTGAGAGGGGGGAAGGAAAGGTCCCGGCCCGGAAGAAACGGCTCGAACGTCGAGGTCGCACGCGCAACGACCGGACCGTCATCGACGGTACCGGCGCTCGGTGTCTCGGACCTCAGACCTTCAAGGTGCTTCTCCGATCGGCGGCAACAGGAACACTTCAACCGTAGACCGGCGCGCGGTGGCCGGTCAACGGATTAACGCGCCGAGCCGGGCGCCCGCCGGTCAGCGGGCGTCGCGCAGCAGCCGGGCGAGGTCATGGTCCAGGTCCAGATAGCGCGACTCCTGACCGGACGGCACGACACCCTGGATCCGGTCGAGGAACCGCCGCACCTCGGAGGTGCGGATATGGACGACGGCGATGCCCTCGGGCGCGTGGAACTCGACGACCGTGCGGTCGTAGCCGTACGGCCGGATCCGGACGTCACCGTCCCCCGCGGGCCGCTCCACCCCCATCGACAGCAGTTCGCGCCCGAACGCCCAGGCGAGGTCGGCCCCCTCCAGCGTCGCATCGGCGGGAAACGCCATCCGTACGGCATAGGGGTCGCCGGTCTCGTAGCGCAACAGCGCCCGTACCGGCTCCGCGCGGGGTGCCGAGGCCACGATCCTCGCGTGTACGGGTTGCTCGATGACGGTGGCTGTGGACATGGTCCCCCCTGCTCTTGCACGTGCGCGGCCCGCGGACGCCCTCTGACATCCGGAAGGACGTAGGGACCGGTGCTTCCGGTGCACTGTCCGGGGGTATGACCTGCATCACTTTCGAGGGGAGCGGCTTGACGCGCCCGGAACCGGCGGCGAGATGCCCGCCGGAGGGGGCCTGCCGTCAGTTCGGCGGCTGCTGCCGGAACGGCGCCAGCTCCGGAGCCGTACGGGTGGCGGTGAACTCGGTGATCCGGTACGCGCACACCCCGCCGGCCGTGAACGGATCGGCCGCCACGATCTCCGCCATCCGGGCCCGGTCGTCCCCGACGGCCAGGATGATCCCGCCGTCCCGGGGGTTCTTCCGCCCCGACGCGATGAACACACCCTCCGCGAAGAGCCGGTCCACCCAGGCGATATGGGCGTCCATCAGTGCGTCGGCCCGCTCCAGGGGTGCGGTGTAGGTCAGTTCCAGTACGAACATGGCCGCCAGGCTACGACACCGGGCCCCCGGGCCGGGGGCGGTGGATGCGTAGGGTGGGGCCATCATGACGCTGATCGACATCCCCGCCGACTGGCCGCGCGACGAGGCCGGGGCCCGCGCCGTCCAGGACGGACTCCGCGGCCGAGTGATCACCGACGAACCCGGCCCGCCCGTCGGCACCGGCCCGGTGACCGGGGTGGACGTGGCCTACGACGACGAGCGCGATCTGGTCGCCGCGGCGGCCGTCACCCTCGACGCCGCCGGCCTCCGGGTCGTGGCCGAGGCGACGGCGGTGGGGCGGGTCGCCTTCCCGTACGTCCCCGGGCTGCTCGCCTTCCGTGAACTCCCCGCGGTCCTCGCGGCGCTGGAGAATCTGGGCACCCCGCCCGGCCTCGTCGTCTGCGACGGCTATGGACTGGCCCATCCGCGCCGCTTCGGACTCGCCAGCCATCTGGGCGTCCTCACCGGGCTCACCACGATCGGCGTCGCCAAGAACCCGTTCGTGTTCCGCCACGGCGAACCCGGCCCGCGGCGGGGCGCGACCGTACCGCTGACGGACGGCGACGGCGAGGAGGTCGGCCGCGCCCTGCGGACCCGGGCGGACGTCAAGCCGGTGTACGTCTCGGTGGGCCATCGCATCACCCTCGACGCGGCCTGCGCCCACACCCTCCATCTCACCCCCCGCTACCGCCTCCCCGAGACGACCCGCCTCGCGGACCGCCTCTGCCGCGACGCCCTGGCGGCGGCCGTCCGGTCCCTCTGACGGGCACCCGAGGACGGCCCGGCAAAGGCCTCCGCAGGCCACGTCGGCACAGAAGAGGGCGCCGGGTGGACCGGCCCGGTGAATCCTCCGGGCCGCTCCGGGCAAACCCTTGTCCACGGTGGAACACGTTCTTACCATCACTGGTGTTACATCAGTTGTGTCACATCAACGCTGGGGGCTCGATGACACCGCCGCCCGTCCCGAATCCGACACCCGGTACCGGCCCGTCCACCGGTCCGCTCGCCGGAGTCCGCGTCGTCGAACTCGCCGGTATCGGCCCCGGCCCCTTCGCCGCCATGGTCCTCGCCGACCTCGGCGCCGATGTCGTCCGGGTCGACCGGCCCGGCGGCGCCGGGCTCGCCATCGACCCCGCGTACGACCTCACCAACCGCAACAAACGCTCCGTGCTGATCGACCTCAAGGAGGACGGCGGCGCCGGGGCCGTACTCGATCTGGCCGAACGGGCCGACGTGTTCATCGAGGGCTACCGTCCCGGGGTCGCCGAGCGGCTCGGCGTCGGCCCGGACGCCTGTCTGGCCCGCAACCCCCGCCTGGTGTACGGGCGGATGACCGGCTGGGGCCAGGACGGCCCCCTCGCCGACCGGGCGGGCCACGACATCGGGTACATCGCCGTCACCGGCACCCTCGGCATGATCGGCCGGGACGGCGAGGCGCCCACCGTCCCGGCCAATCTCGTCGGCGACTACGCCGGCGGTTCCCTCTATCTCGTCATCGGCGTCCTCGCCGCCCTACAGCACGCCCGCGCCGAAGGCGGCCGCGGACAGGTGGTGGACGCGGCCGTCGTCGACGGCGCGGCGCACCTCGCCACGATGATCCACGGAATGATGGCCGCGGGCGGCTGGCAGGACCGCCGCGGGACCAACCTCCTCGACGGCGGCTGCCCGTTCTACGGCTGCTACGAGACCTCCGACGGGCAGTACATGGCCGTCGGCGCCCTGGAACAGCGCTTCTACGCCGAGTTCGTCCGGCTCCTGGAACTCCCCGACTCCGCCCCCGCCCGGAAGGAGTTCGACCGCTGGGACGAGCTGCGGGCCGCCGTCGCCGCCCGTTTCCACCAGCGAACGCGGGCCGAGTGGACGGAGGTCTTCGAGGGCAGCGACGCCTGTGTCGCCCCGGTGCTCTCGCTGCGCGAAGCGCCCGCCCATCCGCATCTCGCCGCCCGCGGTACCTTCGTGGAACACACCGGGATCCCCCAGCCGGCGCCCGCGCCCCGCTTCTCGGCGACCCCGGGCTCGGTCCGGAGGGGACCGGCGCTGCCTGGCGCCGACACCGAGTCCGTGGCACGGGACTGGGGCCTGCCGGCCCGCGCCGTGGCGCCGTTGTCCGACGCGCCCGCGCCCCCGGCGGGCTGAGGGGCCGCCCGTACCCCCTCCTTCTCCGCCGTCCGACCGTCACCGCCCGCACCCGGCGTGAGCGCGCGCCGGCCTCCCGAAACGTCGCTTCCGACGTCCCGTCGCTTTCGAAAGGCAGTCGTCTTGAGCACCGAAGCGTATGTGTACGACGCGATCCGCACCCCGCGCGGGCGAGGCAAGGCCAACGGCGCCCTGCACGGCACCAAGCCGATCGACCTCGTCGTCGGTCTCATCGGAGCCCTGCGCGACCGCCATCCTGAACTCGACCCGGCCGCCGTCGACGACATCGTCCTCGGCGTCGTCGGCCCGGTCGGCGACCAGGGCTCCGACATCGCCCGGATCGCGGCGATCGCCGCCGGACTGCCCGACACCGTCGCCGGGGTCCAGGAGAACCGCTTCTGCGCCTCCGGCCTCGAAGCCGTCAACATGGCCGCGGCGAAGGTCCGTTCCGGCTGGGAGGACCTCGTGCTCGCCGGGGGCGTCGAGTCCATGTCCCGGGTCCCGATGGCCTCCGACGGCGGCGCCTGGTTCGCCGACCCGATGACCAACCACGATGTCGGCTTCGTCCCGCAGGGCATCGGCGCCGATCTCATCGCCACCATCGAGGGCTTCTCGCGCCGGGACGTCGACGAGTACGCGGCGCTCTCTCAGGAACGGGCCGCCGCCGCCTGGAAGGACGGCCGCTTCGACCGCTCAGTGATCCCTGTCCGCGACCGCAACGGACTGCTCGTCCTCGACCGGGACGAGCACCTGCGCCCCGGCACCACCGCCGACAGCCTCGCCGCGCTTAAGCCCGCCTTCGCGGGCATCGGCGACCTCGGCGGCTTCGACGCGGTCGCCCTCCAGAAGTACCACTGGGTCGAGAAGATCGACCATGTGCACCACGCGGGCAACTCCTCCGGCATCGTCGACGGTGCGGCGCTCGTCGCCATCGGCACGAAGGAGATCGGCGAGCGGTACGGGCTCGTGCCGCGCGCCCGGATCGTCGCCGCCGCCGTCTCCGGCTCCGAACCGACCATCATGCTCACCGGACCCGCGCCCGCCACCCGCAAGGCACTCGCCCGGGCCGGACTGACCATCGACGACATCGACCTGATCGAAATCAACGAGGCCTTCGCGGGCGTCGTGCTCCGCTTCGCCCGGGATCTGGACCTCTCCCTCGACCGGATCAACGTCAACGGCGGGGCGATCGCCATGGGGCATCCGCTGGGCGCCACCGGCGCGATGATCCTCGGCACCCTCGTCGACGAGCTGGAACGCCAGGACAAGCGGTACGGACTGGTGACGCTCTGCGTCGGCGGCGGTATGGGCATCGCCACCGTCGTCGAACGCGTCACCGCCTGAGCCGTCCGCCCCCTTCCGACTTCCGCCGCCACCCGGAGACCGCAGCCATGACCACGAGCACATCCACCACCGGCCCGTCCCCGCTCCCCGCCCACGACCCGTCGTCCACCGGCACCCCCATCCGCTGGGAAGCCGACGACACCGGCGTCGTCACCCTGGTCCTCGACGACCCCGGCCAGTCCGCCAACACCATGAACCAGGCCTTCCGCGAGGCCATCACCGCGATCGCCGAACGCGCCGAGGCCGAACGGGACACCATCCGCGGCATCATCGTCACCTCCGCCAAGAAGACCTTCTTCGCCGGCGGCGACCTCAAGGACATGATCCGGATCGGCCCCGGCGACGCCCAGCAGGCGTTCGACGCGGGCATGGCCGTCAAACACGCCCTGCGCCGGATCGAAACCCTCGGCAAACCCGTCGTCGCCGCGATCAACGGCACCGCGCTCGGCGGGGGTTACGAGATCGCCCTCGCCTGTCACCACCGCATCGCACTCGACGCCCCCGGCTCCCGGATCGGACTGCCGGAGGTCACCCTCGGGCTGCTGCCCGCGGCGGGCGGGGTGACCCGGACCGTACGCCTCCTCGGCATCGCCGACGCCCTGCTGAAGGTGCTCCTCCAGGGCACCCGCCACACACCGCGGCGGGCCCTGGAGAACGGGCTGGTCCACGAAGTCGCCGAAA is part of the Streptomyces qinzhouensis genome and harbors:
- a CDS encoding ThuA domain-containing protein, whose product is MQRTPHHRSRSRTGAYRNVLAATLGVGALTASLLTGVNTAAAGTPPEPRATTMSLPSPPGGKNVRVLVFHGSASAESPLVDAGIRAVETIGLSGPAAGRFATEATDDPAVFTDAARLGKFNAVVFLTGGGDVLDPEQEAGLETYMEAGGGFLGVHDAARTEPYSDWFTGLIGARPTGAPSSVQRAVIEVGDRQHPATKTLPLQWKRPDKWFNWSVNPSGSVHTVARLKESSITPAAKPNGWDHPVSWCRDYDGGRSFYTGMGGTVDSFSETDFRDHLRGALAWTSRLSRADCKATIAANYTAERVTKPNQPGRHDQIGEPHGLVTAPDGTVFYIGRGGADNTRPVVTDWNNPDIGKGSGEIHVYDPKTRQVTLAGALSVFGNKGGGDELIKNEEGLLGIELDPGFPSNGWVYLHYTPHSDINRETRMADRRVSRFVYDFTTRRLDTASEKVLLEWPVQIHSCCHSGGGMAWDSKGNLYIATGDNNSSRFSDGYSGNNPQPNYKGVSFADARRTSGNTNNLNGKVLRITPKPNGTYTIPAGNLFTGDEMDEGGGKTRGEIYVMGVRNPSRIFVDRKTDVLYAGWVGPDAGAPSTTWGPAKYDTFAAITKAGNHGWPFCMGNNQPYRDRGLADPAKPLGWYDCKAPKNESPNNDGLVNLPPVTPNTIWYSPQGGGPDFPRDANGVPSYNLDEQKLLMPWLKGGAQATMTGPVYRYSTASTSTVKWPSYWDGTWFVGDFYDGDQPRHAVLTDPKTVGKGGIPVHAESLKKIVPVGANGIRNLMDWKFAPDGSLYVLDYGRGFFTSDPRSALWNITYKGGEATPPADLLARKAAR
- a CDS encoding multicopper oxidase domain-containing protein, whose translation is MDRRSFNRRVLAGSAAAAGVTTVPLATGGTPAQARALAATPPRTAPAGGKVRHMKLYAEKLADGQLGYGLEKGKATIPGPMIELNEGDTLHIEFENLMDIPVSLHVHGVDYDINNDGTRLSRSHVEPGDTRTYTWRTHAPGRRADGTWREGSAGYWHYHDHVVGTDHGTGGVRKGLYGPVVVRRKGDILPDKQFTVVFNDMTINNKPGHTGPDFRATVGDRVEIVMITHGEYYHTFHIHGHRWADNRTGLLTGANDPSRIVDNKITGPADSFGLQIIAGEGVGAGAWMYHCHVQSHSDMGMAGLLLVAKPDGTIPGYDPPHH
- a CDS encoding VOC family protein, with protein sequence MLSTDYVPGSPVWLDLGSPDIDAAARFYGTVFGWTFHAGGPEVGGYGLFQLDGKTVAGGMTVAPDQGPTTWNIYFQTPDANATAAVVRDGGGTVLAEPMDVMELGRMAVFTDPQDAGFAVWQPGTNKGLDTVNVPNALFWVELNTTDVPGALGFYSELFGWGTTAMPMPGGDGAAYTMIHPARKTADEMFGGITPLGPEGVLDRPCWQPYFWVADCDATTAKAADAGGTVRLPPTDMEGIGRFANVADPAGAQFFLMTPSPRE
- a CDS encoding WhiB family transcriptional regulator; translation: MQNNTTVTVEDLSWQQTALCAQIGPEFFFPAPGSSTREAKQLCRACPGRLACLEYALANDEKFGVWGGLSEQERHRLKSGRAA
- a CDS encoding acyl-ACP desaturase, which translates into the protein MTITSPHLGSSEAWTDARLLFALEEVVEKELNRHLKVAKDWMPHEYVPFGDGRNFPGIFEDGVAWEQEQSKVTDIGRIALVVNLLTEDNLPSYHHEIASLFGRNGAWGTWVHRWTAEEGRHGIVMRDYLLTSRAVDPDKLEAFRMSHMSEGFESDNRHSMLHSVAYVAFQELATRVSHRNTGHQSGDPVCDRMLARIATDENLHMVFYRNLLGAAFELAPDLTMQAVRDVVVDFRMPGHGIPGFERAAAQMAIGEIYNLRIHHDDVLAPVLRFLKVLEIGDLGPDGLKAQEELGLYMGGLDAEAAKFDEKLAARKARLAARAAG
- a CDS encoding ATP-binding cassette domain-containing protein encodes the protein MVRVAEADVRRQKRELTEAQSKLAKRRRYAHKSQVEKRVPKVVANTLKGAAQQSAGKHRAVHAERLAGARERLDEALEAVRDDDEIRIELPYTTVHPGREVLRLKDLRLRYGAEVRGEFDIRGPERIALVGRNGAGKTTLLRTIAGELAPVEGEAETLVPLRFLPQKLDVLDDELTIVENVARVAPSATANRIRARLARFLFKGARADQPAGTLSGGERFRAALASLLLAEPAPQLLLLDEPTNNLDMASVRRLTAALDAYEGALIVAGHDVPFLESIGITRWLLLDGGLYDVDPEDVRNGELRAPRPKA
- a CDS encoding SsgA family sporulation/cell division regulator, whose protein sequence is MSTATVIEQPVHARIVASAPRAEPVRALLRYETGDPYAVRMAFPADATLEGADLAWAFGRELLSMGVERPAGDGDVRIRPYGYDRTVVEFHAPEGIAVVHIRTSEVRRFLDRIQGVVPSGQESRYLDLDHDLARLLRDAR
- a CDS encoding YciI family protein — its product is MFVLELTYTAPLERADALMDAHIAWVDRLFAEGVFIASGRKNPRDGGIILAVGDDRARMAEIVAADPFTAGGVCAYRITEFTATRTAPELAPFRQQPPN
- a CDS encoding endonuclease V, which gives rise to MTLIDIPADWPRDEAGARAVQDGLRGRVITDEPGPPVGTGPVTGVDVAYDDERDLVAAAAVTLDAAGLRVVAEATAVGRVAFPYVPGLLAFRELPAVLAALENLGTPPGLVVCDGYGLAHPRRFGLASHLGVLTGLTTIGVAKNPFVFRHGEPGPRRGATVPLTDGDGEEVGRALRTRADVKPVYVSVGHRITLDAACAHTLHLTPRYRLPETTRLADRLCRDALAAAVRSL